In Pseudobacteriovorax antillogorgiicola, the DNA window TGGATTCTCTGGTTTCTCTTACAAGAACCTTGCTTGTAAGATCGATCGCCTTTTTATGACGATCTTTCTCGGCAGTGAGTTTAGCGATAAGGGCCGCCTGCTTCTTATCGGTACTCGATTGTCCCGTAGCTGCGCTTGTTGCTTTCCTAAGGGCAGTTTCCACACCTTTTAGAGCTTTCTCTTCACGGCTAAGTTCTAGGCCAAGTCTTCTCGTGCTGGCGCTGAGGGCGTTGAGCCTTTGCTCATCCTTCTTTGCGACCAGCTCTCTTTCTTTCTGAGCCTTGGACAAGGCGCGGTAGGCCGCCTTAGACTCTTTTAGAGCCTCCGTCTCCTTAAGAAGCGACTGCTTGTACTGGCGCTGCTCGGCAGTGATAGCCTTGAGCGCACCCCTTGCTGAGTCGGTAGCCTTTGTCTTGGCTTTAAGGTCAGCATCACTTTTTCGAAGGGCATCGCTAGCTTCACCGAGTTCCCCCTTAAGGTCGGCAAGATCTTTTGCCATCGCTTTGTAGGCATCAATCTTTTTCAAACTCTGATCCGCTGCCCTAATCGTTTTTGAGAGGGCATTGATCTTATTCTCAGCAGATCCAAATCTCTCACTGAACGAGCGATCAAACATGGCAGCAATGGCAATGCTGACCTTTTTTCTATTCTTTGACATTAGCGTTTACCCAGATGTCGCTTGGAGGTGTTTTTTCTTCTTCGTCTTCAAGGGCTTTTACCCAGAGATCAAACTCTGCTAGACTCATGGCCATGAAAGTATGTGAGGGGAGACCAAATTCTTTATATAGAACGCGTAGCAGCTTTCTGAATTTGATCTCCTCGTCTTCTCCTTCGATTTTTTTTTGGCTTGCTTAGAAGCCTTTCCACATCATCAGAAATCTCTTCCAAATCGTCAGTCGATAGTTGATCGATGAATGCCCGAGGCTTCTGAAGAATGACGGCCATGATCTCAAGGCCACGCTCCTCCT includes these proteins:
- a CDS encoding phage tail assembly protein, whose product is MKYELIYPMEFEGEEITDIKLTEFITVGQSRAISRAQSIEDEEERGLEIMAVILQKPRAFIDQLSTDDLEEISDDVERLLSKPKKNRRRRRGDQIQKAATRSI